Genomic DNA from Fimbriimonas ginsengisoli Gsoil 348:
GAGATCGTCAAACACCTCCCTTCTGCCCCACTCGCGGCGGCGTCCCTGGTGGCGATCTTGCTCGCCACGGTTTCGGTCAACGTTCCGGCAAACCTGGTCTCTCCGGCTTACGATTTCGCGAACCTCGCCCCCCGCGTCATCACCATGTGGCGTGGAGCATTGATCACCGCGGCTCTCGCCACGATTATCATGCCGTGGCGGTTCATGGCGACGGCGGCGACGTACGTCATCGGGTGGCTTAACACGAGCGCGGACCTGCTTGGTCCGGTCGCCGGAATCCTCATCGCCGACTACTGGCTTGTGCGACGAAAGCAGTTGTCGGTGGAGGATCTGTATAATGAATCTGGTCGATACCGGTACACGAATGGATACAACCTTCGGGCGATCCTTGCTCTCGCCGTGGCGCTCTTCGCCTCCCAAATCGGGCGCGTGTTCGAGCCGCTTCGATTTCTTACCGAAATCGGCTGGGTGACGGGTTTCCTCATCGGCGGATTTGTGTATTGGCTCCTCGAACGGGGCCGTAACCAACGTGTTATCTTAGGTTCGCCTTGATCCAGGTTCGCCACGTCTTGCTCCTCTCGGTCCTCGTTCTCGGGGCTTGGGCGTTGCGGGCTCCCTCGGTGGAAAGCAAGGAAGAGCGAGGGGGAGCGGAAGCCGGAGTCTCCCACGCCACGGGGAACCGCCCGTACGTGGTTCGGATCGTTCCCGACTTCTACATGCCGGGGAAGCGATTCAACCCTGGCGACCCACCGTTGCGCGCGTTCCGAGACGTGGCCGACGAGTTCGAAAAGCTCCACCCCGACACTCGGATCGAGATCGTCGACGCCCCGGTCGGCCAGCGCGAATGGCTGGTCACGCAGCTCGCCGCCGGCCAGGCCCCCGAGATCCTCAACGTGAACGTGGAAGATGTTTGGCAGGATGTGCAGAAGGGTTGGTACATCCCGCTCGACTCGTTCTTAGAGGCCCCGAACCCCTACGTGAAGCCGGGCGAGCCGGGAAGCAAGCAGTGGTGGGACCTGTTCCGGTACCAGGATATCTCTCGAAGCAAGGCCGCGCCGGACGGCAAGATGTACTGCATCACGCTCGACATGATCGAGACCGGAATCTTCTACAACAAGACGCTGTTCGCAAAGCTCGGTTTGCGTCCGCCCAAGGACTGGGAGGAATTCATGCGAATCCACGAAACGATTCAAAAGGCGGGGGTCACGCCGATGCTCGTCGACGTGGGAAGCCTTGCCGATTGGGGAGTCGATCTTACGTTCGATCAGCTCTACCGCGACATCCGCCCGACCCTCGACTTGAAGAAAGACCCAAAGCGGGACATGTTCTACAAGGG
This window encodes:
- a CDS encoding ABC transporter substrate-binding protein, which gives rise to MIQVRHVLLLSVLVLGAWALRAPSVESKEERGGAEAGVSHATGNRPYVVRIVPDFYMPGKRFNPGDPPLRAFRDVADEFEKLHPDTRIEIVDAPVGQREWLVTQLAAGQAPEILNVNVEDVWQDVQKGWYIPLDSFLEAPNPYVKPGEPGSKQWWDLFRYQDISRSKAAPDGKMYCITLDMIETGIFYNKTLFAKLGLRPPKDWEEFMRIHETIQKAGVTPMLVDVGSLADWGVDLTFDQLYRDIRPTLDLKKDPKRDMFYKGYLDWDELAFLNRKGFFTEQDPRWREVFRLLKDWRRFMPKDLGSTDFTRDFIQEKGAMFWSSSLSVQRLLRDPRRTFDWGMFYLPPITKATSKYGGGYPQCIIGEAATQFTVTNSAITDTGKAETSTKLKRCVEFLEFATVPRNCDKIVNEITALMPNVLGVPTKKALDPFVQNLLHHPYTTTKWVYTFDLRFSEVMNRMLLLYLMDGVSDEEFMDWMVKNVRTSCDTIVRRKHLDLAPFEKAWAAAAPLRKGMVDLPRDAQ